One window from the genome of Streptococcus halotolerans encodes:
- a CDS encoding SDR family NAD(P)-dependent oxidoreductase, with protein sequence MSDVTFKNKVVVITGGAHGIGQATAKAFEKAGAKVEIIDIVQGDYFVGDISQKETLETFADYVIKKHGHVDILVNNALPMMVGLDQASFEDFQNALTVGVTAPFYLSQLFNKHFTQGASIINVSSSRYAQSQAQTESYSAAKGGLTALTHALAMSFAGRVRVNAVAPGWIETNGERHSDADRHQHPVGRVGVPEDIANMILYLASEKAAFITGQTITIDGGMSKKMIYHEDEGWHFGF encoded by the coding sequence ATGTCTGATGTAACATTTAAAAATAAAGTTGTTGTCATTACTGGTGGTGCTCATGGCATTGGTCAAGCGACTGCTAAGGCCTTCGAAAAAGCTGGTGCTAAAGTGGAGATTATTGATATCGTTCAAGGAGATTATTTTGTTGGTGATATCAGTCAAAAAGAAACCTTGGAAACTTTTGCGGATTATGTCATCAAAAAACATGGTCATGTTGATATCTTAGTCAATAATGCACTTCCGATGATGGTTGGATTGGACCAAGCGAGTTTTGAGGATTTCCAAAATGCCCTAACAGTAGGGGTAACAGCACCATTTTATTTAAGTCAGCTATTTAATAAGCATTTTACACAAGGTGCTAGTATTATCAATGTATCCTCGTCACGTTATGCTCAAAGTCAAGCGCAGACTGAAAGTTATTCGGCAGCTAAGGGAGGTCTTACGGCTCTGACACATGCTCTGGCCATGTCCTTTGCTGGTAGGGTACGTGTTAATGCTGTCGCACCTGGTTGGATTGAGACGAATGGTGAGAGACATTCTGATGCAGATAGGCATCAACATCCTGTTGGTCGCGTCGGTGTTCCAGAAGATATTGCTAATATGATTCTTTATTTAGCTTCAGAAAAAGCTGCTTTTATCACAGGACAAACCATTACAATTGATGGTGGTATGAGTAAGAAAATGATCTATCATGAGGATGAAGGGTGGCATTTCGGTTTCTAG
- a CDS encoding PaaI family thioesterase — MLDKLHEIRVFENYDLLMEEEGHVVVSTEIVEKSLNYYGNAHGGYLFTLCDQVAGLTCLSLGSEAVTMQSNIHYMRGGRLGDSLKIDGTCLHNGRKTKVIEVIISNQAGEAVAQASFTMFVTGKRVVDEK, encoded by the coding sequence ATGTTAGATAAATTACATGAAATTCGTGTTTTTGAGAATTATGATTTGTTGATGGAAGAAGAAGGTCATGTTGTTGTTTCAACGGAGATCGTCGAAAAATCGCTTAATTATTATGGCAATGCTCATGGTGGTTACCTTTTTACCTTGTGTGATCAAGTGGCGGGGTTGACCTGTTTATCATTGGGAAGTGAAGCTGTTACCATGCAGTCGAATATCCATTACATGAGAGGAGGACGCTTGGGCGATTCTCTAAAGATTGATGGGACTTGTCTTCATAATGGTCGAAAAACCAAAGTTATTGAGGTCATCATTTCCAACCAGGCGGGAGAAGCAGTAGCACAGGCATCCTTCACCATGTTTGTGACTGGTAAGCGCGTGGTTGATGAAAAGTAG